The following coding sequences lie in one Candidatus Nitrospira allomarina genomic window:
- a CDS encoding class I SAM-dependent methyltransferase, with protein MLPHTIPLSQFYPSGTTEIQKLAQSTAELISGFSKKGGPNLSDYPLLNTLLQQFSRENIHKIFSADQLGLIRAAFGEALSPATIQGWAYHKPLGYAGDYQIIEKIYNYETSSNPQLSKWDEFFHTQKAPKAVRNRLSFFLDQLWKTKMETPSTSHILNLASGPGRDMYEALKVLGTSKLEIDCVDQDAQAIDYAKDLCRDFLSHIQFTHKNVFRFSPNKTYHLIWSAGLFDYFNDNIFKRTLKRFFTLLKTNGKMVIGNFTTENPSRGYMELFKWDLFHRSQMHLRMLAQECGFTENQIRIEQEPEGVNLFLVITKN; from the coding sequence ATGCTCCCACACACTATCCCACTTTCCCAATTTTATCCAAGTGGAACCACAGAGATTCAAAAACTTGCCCAAAGCACAGCTGAACTCATTTCCGGATTCTCAAAAAAAGGAGGACCAAATCTATCAGACTATCCTTTGCTGAATACCCTCCTTCAACAGTTTTCCCGAGAAAATATACACAAGATCTTTTCCGCCGATCAATTAGGATTAATTCGAGCGGCTTTTGGAGAAGCCCTTTCACCCGCAACCATTCAGGGTTGGGCGTACCATAAACCGTTAGGATATGCAGGCGACTATCAAATTATTGAAAAAATTTACAATTACGAGACATCTTCGAACCCTCAGTTATCTAAGTGGGACGAGTTTTTTCATACCCAAAAAGCACCTAAGGCAGTCAGAAACCGATTATCTTTTTTCCTTGACCAATTATGGAAAACAAAAATGGAAACCCCTTCAACCAGCCATATCCTCAACTTAGCCTCCGGCCCTGGACGCGATATGTATGAAGCTCTCAAGGTTCTTGGGACTTCCAAACTCGAGATTGATTGCGTTGATCAGGACGCACAGGCCATCGATTATGCCAAGGACCTTTGCCGTGACTTTCTTTCTCATATTCAGTTTACGCACAAAAACGTGTTTCGTTTTTCACCGAACAAAACCTACCACCTGATTTGGTCGGCGGGATTATTTGATTATTTCAATGACAATATCTTTAAGCGAACCTTAAAAAGGTTCTTTACCCTTCTCAAAACAAATGGGAAAATGGTGATTGGGAATTTCACCACTGAGAATCCCAGTCGCGGCTATATGGAACTTTTCAAATGGGATTTATTTCATCGAAGCCAAATGCACCTTCGCATGCTTGCGCAGGAATGCGGGTTTACAGAGAATCAAATCCGTATTGAACAAGAACCTGAAGGGGTCAACCTATTTTTGGTAATCACAAAGAATTAA
- a CDS encoding A/G-specific adenine glycosylase — translation MLQQTQVDRVIPKFHEFLGKYPTLQDLAVAHPDDIRRTWYPLGYNIRPYRLHGIACETIERYGGAIPSKAKELLSLKGIGRYTAGAIRSFAFNKDAPILDTNVMRVLHRIFIGKGEAKKQKTELWVLSETLIPRGKGYDFNQALMDFGAMMCTARKPTCLLCPMRNICLTVSSDER, via the coding sequence ATGTTGCAACAGACACAGGTGGATCGGGTTATACCAAAATTCCATGAATTCCTTGGGAAATATCCTACTCTGCAGGATTTAGCGGTCGCTCACCCCGATGATATTCGCAGAACGTGGTATCCCCTGGGGTACAATATTCGACCATACCGACTTCATGGCATTGCCTGTGAGACGATTGAGCGTTATGGCGGAGCCATTCCCAGTAAGGCAAAAGAGCTGCTTTCTCTGAAGGGCATTGGTCGTTATACCGCAGGAGCCATCAGATCATTTGCGTTTAATAAAGACGCCCCTATTTTAGACACTAACGTGATGCGGGTATTGCATCGGATATTTATTGGGAAAGGGGAGGCTAAGAAGCAGAAGACGGAGTTATGGGTTCTCTCTGAAACACTTATTCCCAGAGGCAAAGGGTATGATTTTAATCAGGCCTTAATGGATTTTGGAGCCATGATGTGTACGGCCAGAAAACCCACTTGTTTATTGTGTCCAATGAGGAATATTTGCCTCACCGTTTCTTCGGACGAAAGGTAG
- the mutT gene encoding 8-oxo-dGTP diphosphatase MutT, with the protein MAAAIICRKDMILLARRKPESHLGGLWEFPGGKKEVGETLEDCLRREVREELGVDISEPLPFHALHYQYPEKVVELNFFTCSIIQGIPQPLECAEIAWVYKHELNSFAFPPADIPVVHKILHSGHLAE; encoded by the coding sequence GTGGCTGCCGCCATTATTTGCCGGAAAGATATGATTCTTTTGGCAAGGAGAAAGCCGGAATCCCATCTAGGGGGGCTTTGGGAATTTCCAGGGGGAAAAAAGGAAGTTGGAGAGACTCTGGAAGATTGCCTGCGCAGGGAGGTGAGGGAGGAGTTAGGGGTGGATATTAGTGAGCCTCTGCCGTTCCATGCTCTCCATTATCAATATCCAGAAAAAGTGGTGGAGTTGAATTTTTTTACCTGTTCCATCATTCAGGGCATTCCTCAACCGTTAGAGTGCGCTGAGATCGCCTGGGTTTACAAACATGAATTGAATTCCTTTGCTTTTCCTCCCGCCGATATCCCTGTTGTACACAAAATCCTTCATTCTGGGCATCTGGCCGAATGA